A stretch of the Aminipila terrae genome encodes the following:
- a CDS encoding Flp family type IVb pilin, translating to MKNLLRWLKSEESGQGMVEYGLIIAAIAVVAIVTLTPLGGKVAAMFTNIGASL from the coding sequence ATGAAAAATTTACTTAGATGGTTAAAGAGCGAAGAGAGTGGACAGGGAATGGTAGAATATGGGTTGATTATTGCAGCTATTGCAGTGGTTGCCATCGTTACTTTGACCCCATTAGGAGGAAAAGTTGCTGCAATGTTTACTAATATTGGCGCCAGCCTTTAA
- a CDS encoding folate family ECF transporter S component translates to MENGSKLRRLIIIGLFIALEVILTRFCSINTPILRIGFGFLPVAMLGIMFGPLWAGIAYALGDFIGMMIFPTGAYFPGFTLTAFLTGATFGIFLHKKSITYKRAFFTALLVCCLWNLCLDSYWLYIMTGKGIMVLLPARLVKVACAIPIQTLLIPLAWNKCLKRIV, encoded by the coding sequence ATGGAAAACGGCTCAAAACTCAGACGACTGATTATTATTGGTCTGTTTATTGCGCTAGAAGTTATTTTAACTCGGTTCTGCAGTATAAACACCCCTATATTGAGAATAGGGTTTGGATTTCTGCCAGTTGCAATGCTTGGGATAATGTTCGGACCTCTCTGGGCTGGAATTGCCTATGCGCTGGGAGATTTTATAGGAATGATGATTTTCCCCACTGGTGCATATTTCCCAGGTTTTACTCTGACAGCCTTTTTAACAGGTGCAACCTTCGGCATCTTCCTGCATAAAAAAAGCATTACTTATAAACGTGCCTTTTTTACTGCATTACTGGTATGCTGCCTATGGAACCTGTGTCTGGATTCTTACTGGCTGTACATAATGACAGGGAAGGGTATCATGGTATTATTACCTGCGAGACTTGTAAAAGTTGCCTGCGCCATACCTATACAGACACTTTTAATTCCACTGGCATGGAACAAATGTCTGAAAAGAATAGTTTAA
- a CDS encoding acyl-CoA dehydrogenase family protein produces the protein MLFKTTEEHEALRAKIREFAETELKPQTFLLDKENQFPTEIVKQLGKMGILGIPYPKEYGGMGLDVLSYAIAVEELSRVDGGTGVILSAHVSLGSWPIFAYGTEEQKKKYLIPLASGEKLGAFGLTEPNAGSDAGGTETTAVLDGDYYILNGGKIFITNADKADTYVVFAVTTPDIGTRGISAFIVEKGWEGFTFGDHYDKMGIRSSSTAELIFNDVKIPKENLLGEEGQGFKIAMSTLDGGRIGIASQALGIAQGAFESALEYSKERVQFGKPICQQQTISFKLADMATKLRTSRFLIYSAAELKENHEPYGMESAMAKQYTSDRCLEIVNDALQIFGGNGYLKGMEVERAYRDAKICTIYEGTNEIQRLVIASHIIGKMPKEDVPAGAKRGPLTGIRKKVILKEGTAEEKVTALVEALKADGYDFTVGIDIDTPITKAERVVSAGKGIGDKENMELIKALALQAGAAVGSSRPVAETLKYVPLNRYVGMSGQKFNGNLYIACGISGAGQHLKGIKDATTIVAINNNQNAPIFKNCDYGIVGDVLEILPLLTNALDNGEPKKPAPPMKKMKRAIPKKTTPSWKTYVCNGCGYEYDPAVGDLENDVRPGTTFDALPEGWTCPECGEEKESFIEV, from the coding sequence ATGTTGTTTAAAACTACAGAAGAACACGAAGCCTTACGTGCAAAAATCAGGGAATTTGCTGAAACTGAACTGAAACCACAGACTTTTCTACTGGATAAGGAAAATCAGTTTCCAACGGAGATTGTTAAACAGCTTGGTAAAATGGGTATCCTTGGTATTCCATATCCAAAAGAATACGGTGGCATGGGGCTGGATGTACTTAGCTATGCTATAGCAGTAGAAGAACTTTCACGGGTTGATGGCGGAACTGGCGTAATCCTTTCAGCTCATGTTTCTTTGGGCTCATGGCCTATTTTTGCATATGGTACTGAAGAACAGAAAAAGAAATACCTAATTCCACTGGCTAGTGGAGAAAAATTAGGAGCATTTGGACTTACGGAGCCAAATGCAGGAAGTGATGCAGGGGGAACAGAAACAACTGCTGTTCTGGATGGAGATTATTACATACTAAACGGTGGAAAAATTTTTATTACCAATGCAGATAAAGCCGATACTTATGTGGTTTTCGCAGTAACAACTCCTGATATAGGCACTAGAGGAATAAGTGCTTTTATCGTGGAGAAAGGTTGGGAAGGCTTTACCTTTGGTGATCACTACGACAAGATGGGTATACGTTCATCTTCTACAGCGGAATTAATATTTAATGATGTTAAAATTCCGAAAGAAAATCTTCTTGGGGAAGAAGGACAGGGATTCAAAATTGCTATGTCCACTCTTGATGGCGGACGTATCGGAATTGCTTCCCAGGCTTTAGGAATTGCCCAGGGAGCATTTGAAAGTGCTTTGGAATATTCTAAAGAACGTGTTCAATTTGGAAAGCCAATATGCCAGCAGCAGACAATATCTTTTAAATTAGCAGATATGGCAACGAAACTTCGTACTTCAAGATTTTTAATCTATAGTGCAGCAGAGCTTAAGGAAAACCATGAACCATATGGAATGGAATCAGCCATGGCAAAACAGTATACTTCGGACAGATGTCTTGAAATTGTAAATGATGCACTGCAGATATTTGGTGGTAATGGATATCTGAAGGGGATGGAAGTGGAACGGGCATATCGTGATGCAAAGATTTGTACGATTTATGAAGGCACTAATGAAATTCAACGACTAGTTATTGCTTCACATATTATAGGAAAAATGCCAAAAGAAGATGTGCCTGCAGGAGCAAAAAGAGGACCTCTTACTGGTATTCGTAAAAAAGTCATTTTAAAAGAAGGAACAGCAGAGGAGAAAGTTACAGCATTAGTAGAAGCGTTGAAGGCTGATGGATATGATTTTACTGTAGGTATTGATATAGATACTCCAATAACAAAAGCCGAAAGAGTAGTCAGTGCGGGAAAAGGTATAGGAGATAAGGAAAATATGGAACTTATTAAGGCACTGGCACTACAGGCAGGAGCAGCTGTAGGATCTTCACGTCCTGTAGCCGAAACTCTGAAATATGTCCCTTTAAATCGTTATGTAGGTATGTCCGGACAAAAATTCAATGGTAATCTTTACATTGCCTGTGGAATTTCTGGTGCAGGACAGCATTTAAAGGGAATTAAAGATGCAACTACTATTGTTGCTATTAACAATAACCAGAATGCACCTATCTTTAAAAACTGTGATTATGGAATAGTGGGTGACGTGTTGGAAATACTGCCGCTTTTAACCAATGCATTAGATAACGGTGAACCTAAAAAACCTGCACCTCCTATGAAGAAAATGAAAAGAGCCATCCCTAAAAAGACAACTCCTTCCTGGAAAACTTATGTGTGCAATGGTTGTGGATATGAATATGACCCGGCTGTTGGGGATTTGGAAAATGATGTACGCCCAGGTACCACTTTTGATGCACTTCCAGAAGGATGGACATGTCCTGAGTGTGGAGAGGAAAAAGAAAGTTTTATAGAAGTTTAA
- a CDS encoding FprA family A-type flavoprotein, with the protein MYCVRKVTDNLYWVGANERRLELFENIHPIPRGVSYNSYLLLDKQTVLFDTVDWAVCRQFLENIEHVLNGRDLDYLVINHLEPDHGASIEEILLRYPKVKIISNEKAFMLMRQFGFHIDGKIEEVKEGDTKNFGKHTVTFVSAPMVHWPEAMVTFDTTNGVLFAADAFGSFGSLDGKLFNDEVDFDRDWIDDARRYFTNIVGKYGPHVQALLKKAAGIDIKIICPLHGPVWRSDLGYFIDKYDKWSRYEPEEKGVMVVYASMYGNTESAVNALATKLVEKGITNVCMYDVSKTHVSYLISETFRLSHVVLASVTYNLGIYPPMHNYLMDMKALNLQNRTFAIVENGSWACKSGTLMQEFLENEMKKINVLNDRLTLNSAMSEDKLPDLDTLVDSIIESMK; encoded by the coding sequence ATGTATTGTGTAAGAAAAGTAACAGATAATCTTTATTGGGTTGGAGCAAATGAACGCAGGCTTGAGTTATTTGAAAATATTCACCCGATTCCTAGAGGGGTGTCTTATAATTCCTATTTACTTCTTGACAAACAGACTGTTCTGTTTGACACGGTGGATTGGGCAGTTTGCCGACAGTTCCTGGAAAACATAGAACATGTTCTTAATGGAAGAGACTTAGATTATTTAGTAATTAACCATTTGGAACCTGATCACGGTGCTTCCATAGAAGAAATATTACTTCGCTATCCAAAAGTTAAAATTATAAGTAATGAAAAGGCATTTATGCTTATGAGGCAGTTTGGATTCCACATTGACGGAAAAATCGAAGAAGTTAAAGAAGGAGATACAAAAAATTTTGGAAAGCATACAGTGACATTTGTATCAGCACCAATGGTTCACTGGCCGGAAGCTATGGTCACTTTTGATACTACAAACGGAGTTCTATTTGCAGCAGATGCCTTCGGATCCTTTGGATCTTTAGATGGAAAGCTATTTAATGATGAAGTGGATTTTGATCGTGACTGGATTGATGATGCAAGAAGATACTTCACTAATATAGTAGGAAAATATGGACCTCACGTTCAAGCTTTATTAAAGAAAGCAGCGGGAATTGATATTAAAATCATATGTCCACTCCATGGACCTGTTTGGCGAAGTGATTTAGGATATTTCATTGATAAATATGATAAGTGGAGCAGATATGAGCCAGAAGAAAAAGGGGTAATGGTAGTATATGCTTCCATGTACGGTAATACGGAAAGTGCTGTAAACGCACTGGCAACTAAATTGGTGGAAAAGGGTATAACTAATGTTTGTATGTATGATGTTTCTAAAACTCATGTTTCTTATTTGATTTCAGAGACTTTCCGCTTAAGTCATGTGGTTTTGGCTTCAGTGACATACAATTTAGGGATATATCCGCCAATGCATAACTACCTTATGGATATGAAGGCTTTAAATCTTCAGAATCGCACATTTGCTATAGTTGAGAATGGGTCCTGGGCATGCAAATCTGGAACTTTAATGCAGGAATTTCTGGAGAATGAAATGAAGAAAATAAATGTATTAAATGACAGGCTCACTTTAAATTCAGCAATGTCTGAAGATAAACTTCCTGACTTAGATACCCTTGTGGACAGCATCATAGAATCTATGAAATAA
- a CDS encoding DUF421 domain-containing protein: MTIILIRTIVLYLMVLFAIRIMGKSELSKLSPFQLVVLFMIAELASLPIEDTNLSLINGTTAIFTLLFLQVTISYLSLKCEWFKNFISGKPSVLIENGVINELELKRLRININDLTEQLRLKNSPSLSDVAYAVIESNGDLSVIPKPDKKPLTPSDMGITKPKEIMPLILVCDGVLYKNNLHKIGWDEEYLKSLLLPMKIFSYKEILMAFCDEQKQLHVYQPSGDGKVSVEVIV, from the coding sequence TTGACTATTATCTTAATACGAACCATCGTTTTATATTTAATGGTTTTATTCGCTATTCGTATTATGGGAAAATCCGAGTTATCTAAGCTTTCCCCATTTCAACTGGTGGTGCTTTTTATGATTGCCGAATTGGCTTCATTACCTATTGAAGATACAAACCTATCTTTAATAAACGGTACTACTGCAATTTTCACTTTGCTGTTTCTTCAGGTTACAATCTCCTATTTATCACTAAAGTGCGAATGGTTCAAAAACTTTATAAGCGGTAAGCCAAGCGTTTTAATCGAAAACGGAGTAATTAATGAACTGGAATTAAAAAGACTTCGTATCAATATTAACGATTTAACAGAACAGCTCAGATTAAAAAACTCTCCATCTCTGTCCGATGTAGCTTATGCTGTAATCGAATCTAACGGGGATCTATCTGTTATACCTAAGCCTGACAAAAAACCTCTTACCCCTAGTGACATGGGTATAACAAAACCGAAAGAAATCATGCCCTTAATTTTAGTATGCGATGGGGTTCTATATAAAAATAACCTTCACAAAATCGGCTGGGATGAAGAGTATTTAAAATCCCTTTTACTTCCAATGAAGATTTTCTCCTATAAAGAAATTCTCATGGCGTTTTGCGATGAACAGAAACAATTGCATGTATACCAGCCTTCAGGAGATGGAAAGGTTTCTGTGGAGGTGATTGTATGA
- a CDS encoding RrF2 family transcriptional regulator encodes MLITRETDYALRILRALADGQQLTSADICQREILPQNFVYKILKKLNKSGIVYIARGAEGGCKLTADLKK; translated from the coding sequence CTGCTGATTACAAGAGAAACGGATTATGCTTTACGAATACTGAGGGCACTGGCAGATGGACAACAGCTGACATCTGCAGATATATGCCAAAGGGAGATTCTCCCACAGAATTTTGTATATAAAATTTTAAAAAAGTTAAATAAGTCAGGAATTGTTTATATAGCAAGGGGGGCAGAAGGTGGTTGCAAGCTTACTGCAGACTTAAAAAAATAA
- a CDS encoding CpaF family protein: MSLLEKLEKQKMKQHTEAVTEKVNSLNKGNVTFVDDYSDLKEKVHTEIIELINNEAARGNDITENQEEYLLKSIEGLIDVSVSGISRSDRLRIQKEIYNNVVGLGPLEPLLEDEEISEIMVNGPYNVYIERRGKLELSTTVFKDNQHLLNVINRIVSSVGRRIDETSPMVDARLADGSRVNAVIPPIVLNGPSLTIRKFSKNPLSVSDLIKKSSVSPMMMSFLEACVKGKLNVIVSGGTGSGKTTLLNVLSGYIPDTERIVTIEDAAELQLRQNHVVTMESRPANLEGAGQITIRELVRNSLRMRPDRIIVGEVRSGETLDMLQAMNTGHDGSLTTAHANSPRDLMSRLETMVLMSGMELPVKAIREQIASALDVIVQQARMKDGSRKVINITQVVGMEGDTITLQDLFVFRQQGLDSEGKITGNFVSMGIRPTFLEKLVSNGVLVRDDWFKK, translated from the coding sequence ATGAGTTTGCTGGAAAAACTGGAAAAACAGAAAATGAAGCAGCATACGGAGGCTGTTACAGAAAAGGTGAACAGTTTAAACAAAGGAAATGTAACATTTGTAGATGATTATTCTGACTTAAAAGAAAAAGTGCATACGGAAATTATTGAATTAATCAATAATGAAGCCGCAAGGGGTAATGATATTACAGAAAATCAGGAGGAATATCTATTAAAGTCAATAGAAGGATTAATTGATGTAAGTGTATCTGGAATATCCCGGTCAGACCGCTTGCGAATTCAAAAGGAGATTTATAATAACGTTGTGGGGTTAGGCCCTTTAGAGCCCCTTCTGGAAGATGAAGAAATCAGTGAAATAATGGTCAATGGGCCGTATAACGTGTACATAGAGCGTAGAGGAAAGCTGGAATTAAGTACTACTGTTTTTAAAGATAATCAACATTTACTAAATGTTATCAACCGTATTGTTTCTTCTGTAGGAAGACGGATTGATGAAACAAGCCCTATGGTTGATGCAAGGCTTGCAGACGGATCAAGAGTAAATGCTGTTATTCCTCCCATTGTACTGAATGGTCCAAGTTTAACCATACGAAAGTTTTCCAAAAATCCTTTAAGTGTGAGTGATTTAATAAAAAAATCATCTGTATCTCCTATGATGATGTCCTTTTTAGAAGCATGTGTGAAAGGTAAATTAAATGTTATTGTTTCTGGTGGTACAGGCAGTGGAAAAACAACTTTACTCAATGTTTTATCTGGATATATTCCGGATACAGAAAGAATTGTTACCATAGAAGATGCTGCAGAGCTTCAGCTAAGACAGAATCATGTAGTCACCATGGAAAGCCGTCCTGCAAATCTGGAGGGTGCAGGTCAGATTACTATCAGAGAATTGGTAAGAAATTCGTTGCGTATGAGGCCTGACCGTATTATAGTCGGCGAAGTACGTTCCGGTGAGACTCTGGATATGCTGCAGGCTATGAACACAGGGCATGATGGATCTCTGACCACAGCACATGCCAACTCTCCCAGGGATCTTATGTCAAGGCTTGAAACCATGGTACTTATGTCTGGGATGGAGCTACCAGTTAAAGCAATCAGGGAACAGATCGCTTCAGCTCTTGATGTAATAGTTCAACAGGCGAGAATGAAAGATGGTTCCCGTAAGGTGATAAATATCACTCAGGTAGTGGGAATGGAAGGAGATACGATTACTCTTCAGGATTTATTTGTATTCAGACAGCAGGGATTGGATTCAGAAGGAAAAATCACAGGTAATTTTGTTTCAATGGGAATACGTCCCACTTTCTTAGAGAAATTGGTATCAAATGGAGTGCTTGTGAGAGACGACTGGTTTAAGAAATGA
- the cpaB gene encoding Flp pilus assembly protein CpaB yields the protein MKKTKLLALITAILTGVLVFIFFNTLSNHNETDRAGIVVAIQDIPADTPITDSMVKVSQLPREAILSDAISDTSLVIGKVANSEIMTGEQILASKIVTAGDTAGASLSYILKPGMRAMTIAVDGVSGVGYMIEPGNHVDILAQYNQQETAFTKLIAQNVKVLAVDSALSNKDKASEKNAAYSTITLQVSPEQVLDLGYYEFTGHLCVVVRSPLDGKLINLPIKQ from the coding sequence TTGAAGAAGACAAAATTACTGGCATTAATAACAGCAATATTAACTGGAGTTCTGGTTTTTATTTTTTTTAATACCCTTAGCAATCATAACGAAACAGATCGGGCAGGCATTGTTGTAGCCATACAGGATATTCCTGCTGATACACCAATTACTGACTCTATGGTAAAAGTTTCTCAATTACCCAGGGAAGCAATCTTGTCCGACGCAATTTCTGATACATCATTGGTGATTGGTAAAGTTGCCAATTCTGAAATTATGACTGGTGAACAAATTTTGGCCTCCAAGATTGTGACAGCTGGTGACACAGCTGGAGCAAGCTTAAGTTATATTTTAAAGCCTGGAATGCGTGCTATGACCATTGCAGTGGACGGGGTCTCCGGGGTGGGATATATGATTGAACCAGGTAATCATGTAGATATTCTTGCTCAGTATAATCAGCAGGAAACCGCATTTACTAAGCTTATTGCCCAGAATGTGAAAGTACTGGCAGTAGATTCTGCTTTATCCAACAAAGATAAAGCCAGTGAAAAAAATGCAGCCTATTCAACCATTACACTTCAGGTCTCTCCAGAACAGGTGTTGGATCTGGGCTATTATGAATTTACAGGTCATCTATGTGTTGTAGTAAGGTCCCCATTAGATGGGAAACTGATAAATTTGCCAATAAAACAGTAG
- a CDS encoding phage holin has product MSKYTLRGRKALTINWKLRLKNKTTLVSLIACIVAFIYQILAILGIAPSVTEEAVMQIISLLINILVTLGVVVDPTTSGIKDSVRAMTYKEPN; this is encoded by the coding sequence ATGAGTAAATATACTTTAAGGGGGCGAAAGGCGTTGACCATTAATTGGAAGTTACGTTTGAAAAATAAGACTACACTAGTATCTTTAATCGCGTGCATTGTAGCATTCATCTATCAGATATTAGCAATACTAGGAATTGCTCCGTCTGTTACTGAAGAAGCTGTGATGCAGATTATCAGCCTGCTTATAAATATACTTGTCACTCTTGGTGTTGTTGTAGACCCGACTACTAGTGGTATAAAAGATAGTGTAAGAGCTATGACTTATAAAGAACCCAATTAA
- a CDS encoding HU family DNA-binding protein: protein MNKAELVASVAEKTGFTKKDAETAVNAFVASVEEALVKDEKVQLIGFGTFETRQRKARQGRNPRKPGETIEIAAAKAPVFKAGKALKDAVNK, encoded by the coding sequence ATGAACAAAGCTGAGTTAGTTGCTAGCGTAGCAGAGAAAACAGGTTTTACAAAGAAAGATGCAGAAACAGCAGTAAATGCGTTTGTTGCAAGTGTTGAAGAAGCACTAGTAAAAGACGAAAAGGTACAGTTAATTGGATTTGGTACTTTTGAAACTCGTCAGAGAAAGGCAAGACAGGGAAGAAACCCTAGAAAGCCTGGAGAAACTATCGAAATCGCTGCAGCAAAGGCTCCTGTATTTAAAGCTGGTAAGGCACTTAAGGACGCTGTAAACAAATAA
- a CDS encoding DUF4363 family protein, with amino-acid sequence MRSFLISLVCLFLLIGTWSAYTNYSDEKIHEFINAIDEKILVEVEDGNWKQATDNFEELKDSWHDYKKTACFFFSTDKINEADYSIARTEYYIKSKDDSNSSGELSCLKEQLKFLHENESLSLSNLL; translated from the coding sequence ATGAGATCCTTTTTAATTTCCCTTGTCTGCCTCTTTCTCTTAATTGGCACTTGGTCGGCCTATACAAATTACTCTGATGAGAAGATTCATGAATTTATAAACGCCATAGATGAAAAAATTTTAGTGGAAGTGGAAGATGGAAACTGGAAGCAGGCAACAGATAATTTTGAAGAACTTAAAGATAGTTGGCATGATTACAAAAAAACTGCCTGCTTCTTTTTTAGTACGGATAAAATCAATGAAGCTGACTATTCAATTGCCAGAACAGAATATTACATCAAATCTAAAGATGACTCTAACTCCTCTGGGGAATTATCCTGCTTAAAGGAGCAGCTAAAATTTCTCCATGAAAACGAAAGCCTTTCTTTGTCAAATCTTCTATAA
- a CDS encoding RNA-binding S4 domain-containing protein: MRIDKFLKNSRLIKRRTIAKEACDQERITINDKIAKAGSEVKPGDIIHIQFGNSSIKARVLVLSESCKKEDAATMYEIIQ; this comes from the coding sequence ATGAGAATTGACAAATTTTTAAAGAATTCCAGATTGATAAAAAGAAGAACTATTGCCAAGGAAGCATGTGATCAGGAACGCATTACTATTAATGATAAAATAGCTAAAGCAGGAAGTGAAGTGAAACCTGGGGATATCATACATATCCAGTTTGGCAACAGCTCTATAAAAGCCAGGGTACTGGTATTATCAGAATCCTGTAAAAAAGAAGACGCGGCGACTATGTATGAGATAATTCAGTAG
- a CDS encoding TadE family protein — MRIKKEKGQAMVEFALVLPLLLLLLCGICEFGYLFSHQILANNTCREAARYAAVHYKDDGASAVEEQVKTIIQKNSSNFNEQITIPKEEEIKVVLTIRVQLLTPFFKFLDDGGGYINLTSQCTMRIE; from the coding sequence TTGCGCATTAAAAAGGAAAAGGGGCAGGCCATGGTGGAATTTGCACTGGTTTTACCTCTACTATTATTACTTCTCTGTGGTATTTGTGAATTTGGGTATCTCTTTTCACATCAGATTCTTGCAAATAATACCTGCCGCGAAGCAGCCAGATACGCTGCCGTTCATTATAAGGATGACGGAGCATCTGCTGTTGAAGAGCAAGTCAAAACTATAATACAAAAAAATTCAAGCAATTTTAATGAACAGATTACAATTCCAAAAGAAGAAGAAATAAAAGTGGTACTTACCATAAGAGTACAATTACTTACGCCTTTTTTTAAATTCTTAGATGATGGGGGCGGTTATATTAATCTTACTTCGCAATGTACCATGAGAATAGAATGA
- a CDS encoding AAA family ATPase, translating into MKINVMVISKLEKKLAEIKSMIDDEEIVILGESSGGTPALNKIENVSPDMVIMFLSAGDTDVLSLTERIIFHRPRTHVILLVEHMDLEILQKAIRAGAHNVTDFPASSKEFAEYIKSVYHNESIRINSLNEKENIAWMSRVVTVFGAKGGLGKTTIATNLAVKLAEKRKKVALVDLDLQFGDIHIFLDIEPADTIAEFVQQVFTPNIDAVRSYMTVHSSGVHVLCAPKSPEYAELVSAEKVQSLLSVLRNYYDYVIIDTPPSFTDVTITAIESSSTILFVTGLDISILKNSKLSLSLMDSLQQKDKVRLIVNRAVDISSITVADVQSIIGCPIWAKIPSDYMVAVTALNRGVPFVISSPGSMLSQSISIVADALLSGSDNFDIETISNKKIKAIGDGEKHFKLFKRKNKMV; encoded by the coding sequence GTGAAGATTAATGTTATGGTTATCAGCAAGCTGGAAAAAAAGCTGGCTGAGATAAAGAGTATGATAGATGATGAGGAAATTGTAATTCTTGGAGAATCATCAGGAGGGACTCCGGCATTGAATAAAATTGAAAATGTATCTCCTGATATGGTTATTATGTTTCTTAGTGCTGGAGATACGGACGTATTAAGCCTGACAGAGCGTATAATTTTTCATAGACCAAGGACCCATGTTATTTTGCTGGTGGAACACATGGATTTAGAAATCTTACAGAAAGCAATTAGAGCAGGTGCTCATAATGTCACAGATTTTCCAGCCTCTTCTAAAGAATTTGCAGAATATATTAAATCAGTTTACCATAATGAATCCATACGTATCAATTCTCTTAATGAAAAAGAAAATATCGCATGGATGTCAAGAGTGGTGACTGTATTTGGAGCCAAAGGAGGCCTTGGGAAAACTACAATTGCTACGAATCTTGCAGTAAAACTGGCAGAAAAACGTAAAAAAGTTGCCCTGGTTGATCTTGATTTACAGTTTGGAGATATTCATATATTTCTTGATATAGAACCTGCAGATACAATAGCAGAATTTGTACAACAAGTATTTACCCCAAACATTGATGCGGTCAGGAGTTATATGACAGTACATTCCAGTGGTGTTCATGTTTTGTGTGCACCAAAAAGCCCGGAATATGCTGAACTGGTTTCTGCAGAAAAGGTACAGAGTCTGTTAAGTGTGCTACGCAATTATTATGATTATGTGATTATTGATACACCACCGTCTTTTACTGATGTGACAATTACAGCCATTGAATCCTCATCCACTATTCTTTTTGTTACAGGATTGGATATATCCATTCTGAAAAACTCAAAACTCAGCCTTTCCCTTATGGATTCTCTTCAGCAGAAGGATAAAGTAAGGCTGATTGTTAATCGGGCTGTCGACATAAGCTCCATTACTGTGGCAGATGTTCAGAGCATAATAGGTTGCCCTATATGGGCTAAAATCCCAAGCGATTACATGGTTGCGGTTACAGCATTAAATCGTGGAGTTCCTTTTGTTATAAGCTCACCTGGTAGTATGCTCAGTCAATCAATTTCTATTGTGGCAGATGCATTATTATCTGGTTCAGATAATTTTGATATTGAAACCATTTCAAATAAAAAGATAAAAGCTATAGGGGATGGAGAAAAGCATTTTAAGTTGTTCAAAAGAAAAAATAAAATGGTTTAG
- a CDS encoding prepilin peptidase: MNIYLTLIFGILGISFGMVIPHISNGFVTYKKLRNNSEIVVKNCDIRTVGLVVVLNGVLWSYAGSKTENIFITLLVSLLFTVAILISLIDLKIRLIPNELVLFILFLGAVFQILYFGWMALLYALICMVAVGFMFIMAGKLVGLEQVGAGDVKLAAAMGLILGYPDIKIGLIGMSGALIAFCLGGMTIKKLTMYSFFPLAPFIMFGTICSLIYIIGW; encoded by the coding sequence ATGAATATTTATTTGACTTTGATTTTTGGTATTTTAGGCATTAGTTTTGGAATGGTAATTCCACATATATCTAATGGCTTTGTAACTTATAAAAAATTACGAAATAACAGTGAAATTGTAGTTAAGAATTGTGATATAAGGACTGTCGGTCTAGTGGTGGTTTTAAATGGAGTTTTATGGAGTTATGCAGGAAGCAAAACAGAAAATATATTTATAACACTTTTAGTATCGCTGCTTTTTACAGTTGCCATACTTATTTCTTTAATTGATTTGAAAATACGGCTGATTCCTAATGAATTAGTTCTTTTTATCCTTTTTTTAGGGGCAGTATTTCAAATCCTGTATTTTGGATGGATGGCTTTATTATACGCGCTTATTTGTATGGTTGCAGTTGGATTTATGTTTATTATGGCAGGAAAACTTGTTGGCTTAGAACAAGTGGGAGCAGGTGATGTGAAGCTGGCTGCAGCAATGGGATTGATACTTGGATATCCAGATATAAAGATTGGTTTGATTGGAATGAGCGGGGCATTAATTGCCTTCTGTCTTGGAGGAATGACTATTAAAAAGCTAACTATGTACAGTTTTTTTCCGCTTGCTCCATTTATTATGTTTGGGACAATCTGTTCCCTTATTTACATTATAGGTTGGTAA